The following are from one region of the Microtus pennsylvanicus isolate mMicPen1 chromosome 15, mMicPen1.hap1, whole genome shotgun sequence genome:
- the Cnih1 gene encoding protein cornichon homolog 1 isoform X1 → MAFTFAAFCYMLALLLTAALIFFAIWHIIAFDELKTDYKNPIDQCNTLNPTVEKVKKIKRVKIALKLVLPEYLIHAFFCVMFLCAAEWLTLGLNMPLLAYHIWRYMSRPVMSGPGLYDPTTIMNADILAYCQKEGWCKLAFYLLAFFYYLYGMIYVLVSS, encoded by the exons ATGGCGTTCACTTTCGCGGCCTTCTGCTATATGCTGGCACTGCTGCTCACCGCCGCGCTCATCTTCTTCGCCATCTGGCAC ATCATAGCATTTGATGAGCTGAAGACTGATTACAAGAACCCTATAGACCAGTGTAATACCCTGAATCCT ACAGTTGAAAAGGTCAAAAAGATTAAAAGAGTCAAAATTGcactaaag ctTGTCCTTCCAGAGTACCTCATccatgctttcttctgtgtcatgtttctctgtgcagcagagTGGCTCACACTGGGTCTCAATATGCCCCTTTTGGCATATCATATTTGGAG GTACATGAGTAGACCGGTGATGAGCGGCCCTGGACTCTATGACCCGACGACCATCATGAATGCAGACATTCTAGCCTACTGTCAGAAGGAAGGATGGTGCAAACTAGCTTTTTACCTTCTAGCCTTTTTTTACTACCTATACGG CATGATCTATGTTTTGGTGAGCTCATAG
- the Cnih1 gene encoding protein cornichon homolog 1 isoform X2 yields the protein MAFTFAAFCYMLALLLTAALIFFAIWHIIAFDELKTDYKNPIDQCNTLNPLVLPEYLIHAFFCVMFLCAAEWLTLGLNMPLLAYHIWRYMSRPVMSGPGLYDPTTIMNADILAYCQKEGWCKLAFYLLAFFYYLYGMIYVLVSS from the exons ATGGCGTTCACTTTCGCGGCCTTCTGCTATATGCTGGCACTGCTGCTCACCGCCGCGCTCATCTTCTTCGCCATCTGGCAC ATCATAGCATTTGATGAGCTGAAGACTGATTACAAGAACCCTATAGACCAGTGTAATACCCTGAATCCT ctTGTCCTTCCAGAGTACCTCATccatgctttcttctgtgtcatgtttctctgtgcagcagagTGGCTCACACTGGGTCTCAATATGCCCCTTTTGGCATATCATATTTGGAG GTACATGAGTAGACCGGTGATGAGCGGCCCTGGACTCTATGACCCGACGACCATCATGAATGCAGACATTCTAGCCTACTGTCAGAAGGAAGGATGGTGCAAACTAGCTTTTTACCTTCTAGCCTTTTTTTACTACCTATACGG CATGATCTATGTTTTGGTGAGCTCATAG